The following proteins are co-located in the Xyrauchen texanus isolate HMW12.3.18 chromosome 41, RBS_HiC_50CHRs, whole genome shotgun sequence genome:
- the LOC127634060 gene encoding zinc finger MYND domain-containing protein 11-like isoform X2: MSRVLKKRQADPKVVQYVWSAIEVIRNQKQIANMDRISKYLSRVYGMHPKDTARQLVLAVKDGLVVETLTVGCKGSKAGIEQEGYWLPGDEMDQMSEGSKVCSHPDADWEAESHDWYCFECHLPGDVMECDGCFRVYHLRCVSEDHRPRDTTSHWQCGICRGSKRKNLNKQEMTTCLKFILGRMKERAVDLQKRGKESKQPVYKRLIHTPLDVDNIQENISEGKYKSFEEFRADAQLIVHNTAILHGVNSDQTEIARLLYNDTCHELNELLLCRNCFYLSNARPDNWFCYPCSPNHELVWARMKGFGYWPAKVMQREGNQVDVRFFGHQHQRAWIPSDNIQEISVSVQQLQVKRSAGWKKACDELELHQRYLREGRTWKGKLEEKHDRSEKHDRQEDRQEEAESSISSTSNEQSKVNQEPKAKKSRRSQVAEPKEEEPEPEMEAVSSSQEIPTALPHQPERMSVSTQTKKSASSSSSSSPTPRMVHRGTQTVNEGSCQNMCQDKYTKIFSDVKEMMKAENKRETERVLKEALDKLRGEMDEEKRQAMSKAVSSTQAEMERKCKQVKEKCKEEIMEEMKKMVAQHKQLISQTKKKQWCYNCEEEAMYHCCWNTSYCSIKCQQEHWHADHKRTCRRKR; the protein is encoded by the exons ATGTCACGGGTGTTGAAGAAGAGGCAAGCGGACCCCAAAGTGGTTCAGTATGTCTGGTCAGCCATCGAAGTCATTCGCAATCAGAAACAGATCGCAAATATGGACAGAATCTCTAA ATATTTAAGTCGTGTGTATGGAATGCACCCTAAAGACACAGCCAGGCAGTTGGTCTTAGCAGTGAAAGACGGGCTGGTGGTTGAGACGCTCACAGTGGGCTGCAAGGGCTCTAAGGCCGGGATCGAGCAGGAGGGATACTGGCTACCAGGAGACGAGATG GACCAGATGTCAGAGGGAAGCAAGGTATGTTCACATCCAGATGCT gactGGGAGGCAGAAAGTCATGACTGGTACTGCTTTGAGTGCCATCTGCCCGGAGACGTGATGGAGTGTGACGGCTGTTTCCGTGTCTACCACCTTCGGTGCGTGTCTGAAGACCACCGGCCACGGGACACCACCTCCCACTGGCAGTGCGGTATCTGCAGG GGCAGTAAAAGGAAGAATTTGAACAAACAGGAAATGACAACATGCCTGAAGTTCATTCTTGGCCGCATGAAGGAAAGG GCTGTTGACCTGCAGAAGAGAGGCAAAGAGTCTAAGCAACCCGTGTACAAAAGACTCATCCACACACCTCTGGATGTGGATAACATACAGGAG AACATCTCAGAGGGGAAATATAAGAGTTTTGAGGAGTTCAGGGCTGATGCTCAGCTTATAGTTCACAACACGGCCATTCTGCATGGAG TGAACAGCGATCAGACCGAAATTGCCAGACTTCTCTATAACGACACATGCCATGAG CTGAATGAGTTACTGTTGTGCAGAAACTGCTTCTATCTTTCAAACGCACGACCCGACAACTGGTTCTGTTATCCATGT AGTCCGAATCATGAGCTGGTGTGGGCCAGGATGAAGGGGTTTGGTTACTGGCCTGCCAAGGTGATGCAGAGGGAGGGAAACCAGGTGGATGTTCGGTTTTTTGGTCACCAGCACCAAAG GGCATGGATTCCCTCTGACAACATCCAGGAGATCTCTGTGAGTGTGCAGCAGCTGCAGGTGAAGCGGAGCGCCGGGTGGAAGAAGGCATGTGATGAGCTGGAGCTCCACCAGCGATACCTGAGAGAAGGACGCACCTGGAAGGGCAAGCTGGAAGAGAAGCATGACCGGTCGGAGAAGCATGATAGACAGGAAGACAGACAGGAGGAGGCGGAGTCTAGCATCTCCTCTACATCCAATGAGCAG TCTAAAGTCAACCAAGAGCCTAAAGCAAAAAAGAGCCGCCGTTCTCAAGTCGCTGAGCCCAAAGAAGAG GAACCTGAGCCTGAGATGGAGGCTGTCAGCTCCAGTCAAGAGATCCCGACAGCTTTACCCCATCAGCCAGAACGTATGTCCGTCTCCACCCAGACCAAGAAATCTgcctcatcttcctcctcttcttcgcCAACCCCCCGCATGGTACACAGAGGCACGCAGACAGTCAATGAGGGCAGCTGTCAAAACATGTGCCAAGACAAATACACCAAGATCTTCAGTGACGTTAAAGAAATGATGAAGGCTGAGAATAAACGGGAGACCGAACGTGTTCTCAAAGAGGCTCTGGACAAG TTACGAGGGGAGATGGATGAAGAGAAGAGGCAGGCGATGAGCAAAGCGGTGTCCAGCACACAGGCTGAGATGGAGAGAAAGTGTAAACAGGTGAAGGAGAAGTGCAAAGAGGAGATCATGGAGGAGATGAAGAAGATGGTGGCTCAGCATAAACAACTGATTTCCCAGACCAAGAAGAAGCAGTGG TGTTATAACTGCGAAGAAGAGGCGATGTACCACTGCTGCTGGAACACGTCATACTGCTCCATCAAATGCCAGCAGGAGCATTGGCACGCCGACCACAAACGCACCTGTCGCCGGAAGAGATGA
- the LOC127634060 gene encoding zinc finger MYND domain-containing protein 11-like isoform X5, producing MHPKDTARQLVLAVKDGLVVETLTVGCKGSKAGIEQEGYWLPGDEMDQMSEGSKVCSHPDADWEAESHDWYCFECHLPGDVMECDGCFRVYHLRCVSEDHRPRDTTSHWQCGICRGSKRKNLNKQEMTTCLKFILGRMKERAVDLQKRGKESKQPVYKRLIHTPLDVDNIQENISEGKYKSFEEFRADAQLIVHNTAILHGVNSDQTEIARLLYNDTCHELNELLLCRNCFYLSNARPDNWFCYPCSPNHELVWARMKGFGYWPAKVMQREGNQVDVRFFGHQHQRAWIPSDNIQEISVSVQQLQVKRSAGWKKACDELELHQRYLREGRTWKGKLEEKHDRSEKHDRQEDRQEEAESSISSTSNEQSKVNQEPKAKKSRRSQVAEPKEEEPEPEMEAVSSSQEIPTALPHQPERMSVSTQTKKSASSSSSSSPTPRMVHRGTQTVNEGSCQNMCQDKYTKIFSDVKEMMKAENKRETERVLKEALDKLRGEMDEEKRQAMSKAVSSTQAEMERKCKQVKEKCKEEIMEEMKKMVAQHKQLISQTKKKQWCYNCEEEAMYHCCWNTSYCSIKCQQEHWHADHKRTCRRKR from the exons ATGCACCCTAAAGACACAGCCAGGCAGTTGGTCTTAGCAGTGAAAGACGGGCTGGTGGTTGAGACGCTCACAGTGGGCTGCAAGGGCTCTAAGGCCGGGATCGAGCAGGAGGGATACTGGCTACCAGGAGACGAGATG GACCAGATGTCAGAGGGAAGCAAGGTATGTTCACATCCAGATGCT gactGGGAGGCAGAAAGTCATGACTGGTACTGCTTTGAGTGCCATCTGCCCGGAGACGTGATGGAGTGTGACGGCTGTTTCCGTGTCTACCACCTTCGGTGCGTGTCTGAAGACCACCGGCCACGGGACACCACCTCCCACTGGCAGTGCGGTATCTGCAGG GGCAGTAAAAGGAAGAATTTGAACAAACAGGAAATGACAACATGCCTGAAGTTCATTCTTGGCCGCATGAAGGAAAGG GCTGTTGACCTGCAGAAGAGAGGCAAAGAGTCTAAGCAACCCGTGTACAAAAGACTCATCCACACACCTCTGGATGTGGATAACATACAGGAG AACATCTCAGAGGGGAAATATAAGAGTTTTGAGGAGTTCAGGGCTGATGCTCAGCTTATAGTTCACAACACGGCCATTCTGCATGGAG TGAACAGCGATCAGACCGAAATTGCCAGACTTCTCTATAACGACACATGCCATGAG CTGAATGAGTTACTGTTGTGCAGAAACTGCTTCTATCTTTCAAACGCACGACCCGACAACTGGTTCTGTTATCCATGT AGTCCGAATCATGAGCTGGTGTGGGCCAGGATGAAGGGGTTTGGTTACTGGCCTGCCAAGGTGATGCAGAGGGAGGGAAACCAGGTGGATGTTCGGTTTTTTGGTCACCAGCACCAAAG GGCATGGATTCCCTCTGACAACATCCAGGAGATCTCTGTGAGTGTGCAGCAGCTGCAGGTGAAGCGGAGCGCCGGGTGGAAGAAGGCATGTGATGAGCTGGAGCTCCACCAGCGATACCTGAGAGAAGGACGCACCTGGAAGGGCAAGCTGGAAGAGAAGCATGACCGGTCGGAGAAGCATGATAGACAGGAAGACAGACAGGAGGAGGCGGAGTCTAGCATCTCCTCTACATCCAATGAGCAG TCTAAAGTCAACCAAGAGCCTAAAGCAAAAAAGAGCCGCCGTTCTCAAGTCGCTGAGCCCAAAGAAGAG GAACCTGAGCCTGAGATGGAGGCTGTCAGCTCCAGTCAAGAGATCCCGACAGCTTTACCCCATCAGCCAGAACGTATGTCCGTCTCCACCCAGACCAAGAAATCTgcctcatcttcctcctcttcttcgcCAACCCCCCGCATGGTACACAGAGGCACGCAGACAGTCAATGAGGGCAGCTGTCAAAACATGTGCCAAGACAAATACACCAAGATCTTCAGTGACGTTAAAGAAATGATGAAGGCTGAGAATAAACGGGAGACCGAACGTGTTCTCAAAGAGGCTCTGGACAAG TTACGAGGGGAGATGGATGAAGAGAAGAGGCAGGCGATGAGCAAAGCGGTGTCCAGCACACAGGCTGAGATGGAGAGAAAGTGTAAACAGGTGAAGGAGAAGTGCAAAGAGGAGATCATGGAGGAGATGAAGAAGATGGTGGCTCAGCATAAACAACTGATTTCCCAGACCAAGAAGAAGCAGTGG TGTTATAACTGCGAAGAAGAGGCGATGTACCACTGCTGCTGGAACACGTCATACTGCTCCATCAAATGCCAGCAGGAGCATTGGCACGCCGACCACAAACGCACCTGTCGCCGGAAGAGATGA
- the LOC127634060 gene encoding zinc finger MYND domain-containing protein 11-like isoform X4: MLDLATMSRVLKKRQADPKVVQYVWSAIEVIRNQKQIANMDRISKYLSRVYGMHPKDTARQLVLAVKDGLVVETLTVGCKGSKAGIEQEGYWLPGDEMDWEAESHDWYCFECHLPGDVMECDGCFRVYHLRCVSEDHRPRDTTSHWQCGICRGSKRKNLNKQEMTTCLKFILGRMKERAVDLQKRGKESKQPVYKRLIHTPLDVDNIQENISEGKYKSFEEFRADAQLIVHNTAILHGVNSDQTEIARLLYNDTCHELNELLLCRNCFYLSNARPDNWFCYPCSPNHELVWARMKGFGYWPAKVMQREGNQVDVRFFGHQHQRAWIPSDNIQEISVSVQQLQVKRSAGWKKACDELELHQRYLREGRTWKGKLEEKHDRSEKHDRQEDRQEEAESSISSTSNEQSKVNQEPKAKKSRRSQVAEPKEEEPEPEMEAVSSSQEIPTALPHQPERMSVSTQTKKSASSSSSSSPTPRMVHRGTQTVNEGSCQNMCQDKYTKIFSDVKEMMKAENKRETERVLKEALDKLRGEMDEEKRQAMSKAVSSTQAEMERKCKQVKEKCKEEIMEEMKKMVAQHKQLISQTKKKQWCYNCEEEAMYHCCWNTSYCSIKCQQEHWHADHKRTCRRKR, encoded by the exons GTTGGATCTGGCCACAATGTCACGGGTGTTGAAGAAGAGGCAAGCGGACCCCAAAGTGGTTCAGTATGTCTGGTCAGCCATCGAAGTCATTCGCAATCAGAAACAGATCGCAAATATGGACAGAATCTCTAA ATATTTAAGTCGTGTGTATGGAATGCACCCTAAAGACACAGCCAGGCAGTTGGTCTTAGCAGTGAAAGACGGGCTGGTGGTTGAGACGCTCACAGTGGGCTGCAAGGGCTCTAAGGCCGGGATCGAGCAGGAGGGATACTGGCTACCAGGAGACGAGATG gactGGGAGGCAGAAAGTCATGACTGGTACTGCTTTGAGTGCCATCTGCCCGGAGACGTGATGGAGTGTGACGGCTGTTTCCGTGTCTACCACCTTCGGTGCGTGTCTGAAGACCACCGGCCACGGGACACCACCTCCCACTGGCAGTGCGGTATCTGCAGG GGCAGTAAAAGGAAGAATTTGAACAAACAGGAAATGACAACATGCCTGAAGTTCATTCTTGGCCGCATGAAGGAAAGG GCTGTTGACCTGCAGAAGAGAGGCAAAGAGTCTAAGCAACCCGTGTACAAAAGACTCATCCACACACCTCTGGATGTGGATAACATACAGGAG AACATCTCAGAGGGGAAATATAAGAGTTTTGAGGAGTTCAGGGCTGATGCTCAGCTTATAGTTCACAACACGGCCATTCTGCATGGAG TGAACAGCGATCAGACCGAAATTGCCAGACTTCTCTATAACGACACATGCCATGAG CTGAATGAGTTACTGTTGTGCAGAAACTGCTTCTATCTTTCAAACGCACGACCCGACAACTGGTTCTGTTATCCATGT AGTCCGAATCATGAGCTGGTGTGGGCCAGGATGAAGGGGTTTGGTTACTGGCCTGCCAAGGTGATGCAGAGGGAGGGAAACCAGGTGGATGTTCGGTTTTTTGGTCACCAGCACCAAAG GGCATGGATTCCCTCTGACAACATCCAGGAGATCTCTGTGAGTGTGCAGCAGCTGCAGGTGAAGCGGAGCGCCGGGTGGAAGAAGGCATGTGATGAGCTGGAGCTCCACCAGCGATACCTGAGAGAAGGACGCACCTGGAAGGGCAAGCTGGAAGAGAAGCATGACCGGTCGGAGAAGCATGATAGACAGGAAGACAGACAGGAGGAGGCGGAGTCTAGCATCTCCTCTACATCCAATGAGCAG TCTAAAGTCAACCAAGAGCCTAAAGCAAAAAAGAGCCGCCGTTCTCAAGTCGCTGAGCCCAAAGAAGAG GAACCTGAGCCTGAGATGGAGGCTGTCAGCTCCAGTCAAGAGATCCCGACAGCTTTACCCCATCAGCCAGAACGTATGTCCGTCTCCACCCAGACCAAGAAATCTgcctcatcttcctcctcttcttcgcCAACCCCCCGCATGGTACACAGAGGCACGCAGACAGTCAATGAGGGCAGCTGTCAAAACATGTGCCAAGACAAATACACCAAGATCTTCAGTGACGTTAAAGAAATGATGAAGGCTGAGAATAAACGGGAGACCGAACGTGTTCTCAAAGAGGCTCTGGACAAG TTACGAGGGGAGATGGATGAAGAGAAGAGGCAGGCGATGAGCAAAGCGGTGTCCAGCACACAGGCTGAGATGGAGAGAAAGTGTAAACAGGTGAAGGAGAAGTGCAAAGAGGAGATCATGGAGGAGATGAAGAAGATGGTGGCTCAGCATAAACAACTGATTTCCCAGACCAAGAAGAAGCAGTGG TGTTATAACTGCGAAGAAGAGGCGATGTACCACTGCTGCTGGAACACGTCATACTGCTCCATCAAATGCCAGCAGGAGCATTGGCACGCCGACCACAAACGCACCTGTCGCCGGAAGAGATGA
- the LOC127634060 gene encoding zinc finger MYND domain-containing protein 11-like isoform X3: MLDLATMSRVLKKRQADPKVVQYVWSAIEVIRNQKQIANMDRISKYLSRVYGMHPKDTARQLVLAVKDGLVVETLTVGCKGSKAGIEQEGYWLPGDEMDQMSEGSKDWEAESHDWYCFECHLPGDVMECDGCFRVYHLRCVSEDHRPRDTTSHWQCGICRGSKRKNLNKQEMTTCLKFILGRMKERAVDLQKRGKESKQPVYKRLIHTPLDVDNIQENISEGKYKSFEEFRADAQLIVHNTAILHGVNSDQTEIARLLYNDTCHELNELLLCRNCFYLSNARPDNWFCYPCSPNHELVWARMKGFGYWPAKVMQREGNQVDVRFFGHQHQRAWIPSDNIQEISVSVQQLQVKRSAGWKKACDELELHQRYLREGRTWKGKLEEKHDRSEKHDRQEDRQEEAESSISSTSNEQSKVNQEPKAKKSRRSQVAEPKEEEPEPEMEAVSSSQEIPTALPHQPERMSVSTQTKKSASSSSSSSPTPRMVHRGTQTVNEGSCQNMCQDKYTKIFSDVKEMMKAENKRETERVLKEALDKLRGEMDEEKRQAMSKAVSSTQAEMERKCKQVKEKCKEEIMEEMKKMVAQHKQLISQTKKKQWCYNCEEEAMYHCCWNTSYCSIKCQQEHWHADHKRTCRRKR; the protein is encoded by the exons GTTGGATCTGGCCACAATGTCACGGGTGTTGAAGAAGAGGCAAGCGGACCCCAAAGTGGTTCAGTATGTCTGGTCAGCCATCGAAGTCATTCGCAATCAGAAACAGATCGCAAATATGGACAGAATCTCTAA ATATTTAAGTCGTGTGTATGGAATGCACCCTAAAGACACAGCCAGGCAGTTGGTCTTAGCAGTGAAAGACGGGCTGGTGGTTGAGACGCTCACAGTGGGCTGCAAGGGCTCTAAGGCCGGGATCGAGCAGGAGGGATACTGGCTACCAGGAGACGAGATG GACCAGATGTCAGAGGGAAGCAAG gactGGGAGGCAGAAAGTCATGACTGGTACTGCTTTGAGTGCCATCTGCCCGGAGACGTGATGGAGTGTGACGGCTGTTTCCGTGTCTACCACCTTCGGTGCGTGTCTGAAGACCACCGGCCACGGGACACCACCTCCCACTGGCAGTGCGGTATCTGCAGG GGCAGTAAAAGGAAGAATTTGAACAAACAGGAAATGACAACATGCCTGAAGTTCATTCTTGGCCGCATGAAGGAAAGG GCTGTTGACCTGCAGAAGAGAGGCAAAGAGTCTAAGCAACCCGTGTACAAAAGACTCATCCACACACCTCTGGATGTGGATAACATACAGGAG AACATCTCAGAGGGGAAATATAAGAGTTTTGAGGAGTTCAGGGCTGATGCTCAGCTTATAGTTCACAACACGGCCATTCTGCATGGAG TGAACAGCGATCAGACCGAAATTGCCAGACTTCTCTATAACGACACATGCCATGAG CTGAATGAGTTACTGTTGTGCAGAAACTGCTTCTATCTTTCAAACGCACGACCCGACAACTGGTTCTGTTATCCATGT AGTCCGAATCATGAGCTGGTGTGGGCCAGGATGAAGGGGTTTGGTTACTGGCCTGCCAAGGTGATGCAGAGGGAGGGAAACCAGGTGGATGTTCGGTTTTTTGGTCACCAGCACCAAAG GGCATGGATTCCCTCTGACAACATCCAGGAGATCTCTGTGAGTGTGCAGCAGCTGCAGGTGAAGCGGAGCGCCGGGTGGAAGAAGGCATGTGATGAGCTGGAGCTCCACCAGCGATACCTGAGAGAAGGACGCACCTGGAAGGGCAAGCTGGAAGAGAAGCATGACCGGTCGGAGAAGCATGATAGACAGGAAGACAGACAGGAGGAGGCGGAGTCTAGCATCTCCTCTACATCCAATGAGCAG TCTAAAGTCAACCAAGAGCCTAAAGCAAAAAAGAGCCGCCGTTCTCAAGTCGCTGAGCCCAAAGAAGAG GAACCTGAGCCTGAGATGGAGGCTGTCAGCTCCAGTCAAGAGATCCCGACAGCTTTACCCCATCAGCCAGAACGTATGTCCGTCTCCACCCAGACCAAGAAATCTgcctcatcttcctcctcttcttcgcCAACCCCCCGCATGGTACACAGAGGCACGCAGACAGTCAATGAGGGCAGCTGTCAAAACATGTGCCAAGACAAATACACCAAGATCTTCAGTGACGTTAAAGAAATGATGAAGGCTGAGAATAAACGGGAGACCGAACGTGTTCTCAAAGAGGCTCTGGACAAG TTACGAGGGGAGATGGATGAAGAGAAGAGGCAGGCGATGAGCAAAGCGGTGTCCAGCACACAGGCTGAGATGGAGAGAAAGTGTAAACAGGTGAAGGAGAAGTGCAAAGAGGAGATCATGGAGGAGATGAAGAAGATGGTGGCTCAGCATAAACAACTGATTTCCCAGACCAAGAAGAAGCAGTGG TGTTATAACTGCGAAGAAGAGGCGATGTACCACTGCTGCTGGAACACGTCATACTGCTCCATCAAATGCCAGCAGGAGCATTGGCACGCCGACCACAAACGCACCTGTCGCCGGAAGAGATGA
- the LOC127634060 gene encoding zinc finger MYND domain-containing protein 11-like isoform X1, translating to MLDLATMSRVLKKRQADPKVVQYVWSAIEVIRNQKQIANMDRISKYLSRVYGMHPKDTARQLVLAVKDGLVVETLTVGCKGSKAGIEQEGYWLPGDEMDQMSEGSKVCSHPDADWEAESHDWYCFECHLPGDVMECDGCFRVYHLRCVSEDHRPRDTTSHWQCGICRGSKRKNLNKQEMTTCLKFILGRMKERAVDLQKRGKESKQPVYKRLIHTPLDVDNIQENISEGKYKSFEEFRADAQLIVHNTAILHGVNSDQTEIARLLYNDTCHELNELLLCRNCFYLSNARPDNWFCYPCSPNHELVWARMKGFGYWPAKVMQREGNQVDVRFFGHQHQRAWIPSDNIQEISVSVQQLQVKRSAGWKKACDELELHQRYLREGRTWKGKLEEKHDRSEKHDRQEDRQEEAESSISSTSNEQSKVNQEPKAKKSRRSQVAEPKEEEPEPEMEAVSSSQEIPTALPHQPERMSVSTQTKKSASSSSSSSPTPRMVHRGTQTVNEGSCQNMCQDKYTKIFSDVKEMMKAENKRETERVLKEALDKLRGEMDEEKRQAMSKAVSSTQAEMERKCKQVKEKCKEEIMEEMKKMVAQHKQLISQTKKKQWCYNCEEEAMYHCCWNTSYCSIKCQQEHWHADHKRTCRRKR from the exons GTTGGATCTGGCCACAATGTCACGGGTGTTGAAGAAGAGGCAAGCGGACCCCAAAGTGGTTCAGTATGTCTGGTCAGCCATCGAAGTCATTCGCAATCAGAAACAGATCGCAAATATGGACAGAATCTCTAA ATATTTAAGTCGTGTGTATGGAATGCACCCTAAAGACACAGCCAGGCAGTTGGTCTTAGCAGTGAAAGACGGGCTGGTGGTTGAGACGCTCACAGTGGGCTGCAAGGGCTCTAAGGCCGGGATCGAGCAGGAGGGATACTGGCTACCAGGAGACGAGATG GACCAGATGTCAGAGGGAAGCAAGGTATGTTCACATCCAGATGCT gactGGGAGGCAGAAAGTCATGACTGGTACTGCTTTGAGTGCCATCTGCCCGGAGACGTGATGGAGTGTGACGGCTGTTTCCGTGTCTACCACCTTCGGTGCGTGTCTGAAGACCACCGGCCACGGGACACCACCTCCCACTGGCAGTGCGGTATCTGCAGG GGCAGTAAAAGGAAGAATTTGAACAAACAGGAAATGACAACATGCCTGAAGTTCATTCTTGGCCGCATGAAGGAAAGG GCTGTTGACCTGCAGAAGAGAGGCAAAGAGTCTAAGCAACCCGTGTACAAAAGACTCATCCACACACCTCTGGATGTGGATAACATACAGGAG AACATCTCAGAGGGGAAATATAAGAGTTTTGAGGAGTTCAGGGCTGATGCTCAGCTTATAGTTCACAACACGGCCATTCTGCATGGAG TGAACAGCGATCAGACCGAAATTGCCAGACTTCTCTATAACGACACATGCCATGAG CTGAATGAGTTACTGTTGTGCAGAAACTGCTTCTATCTTTCAAACGCACGACCCGACAACTGGTTCTGTTATCCATGT AGTCCGAATCATGAGCTGGTGTGGGCCAGGATGAAGGGGTTTGGTTACTGGCCTGCCAAGGTGATGCAGAGGGAGGGAAACCAGGTGGATGTTCGGTTTTTTGGTCACCAGCACCAAAG GGCATGGATTCCCTCTGACAACATCCAGGAGATCTCTGTGAGTGTGCAGCAGCTGCAGGTGAAGCGGAGCGCCGGGTGGAAGAAGGCATGTGATGAGCTGGAGCTCCACCAGCGATACCTGAGAGAAGGACGCACCTGGAAGGGCAAGCTGGAAGAGAAGCATGACCGGTCGGAGAAGCATGATAGACAGGAAGACAGACAGGAGGAGGCGGAGTCTAGCATCTCCTCTACATCCAATGAGCAG TCTAAAGTCAACCAAGAGCCTAAAGCAAAAAAGAGCCGCCGTTCTCAAGTCGCTGAGCCCAAAGAAGAG GAACCTGAGCCTGAGATGGAGGCTGTCAGCTCCAGTCAAGAGATCCCGACAGCTTTACCCCATCAGCCAGAACGTATGTCCGTCTCCACCCAGACCAAGAAATCTgcctcatcttcctcctcttcttcgcCAACCCCCCGCATGGTACACAGAGGCACGCAGACAGTCAATGAGGGCAGCTGTCAAAACATGTGCCAAGACAAATACACCAAGATCTTCAGTGACGTTAAAGAAATGATGAAGGCTGAGAATAAACGGGAGACCGAACGTGTTCTCAAAGAGGCTCTGGACAAG TTACGAGGGGAGATGGATGAAGAGAAGAGGCAGGCGATGAGCAAAGCGGTGTCCAGCACACAGGCTGAGATGGAGAGAAAGTGTAAACAGGTGAAGGAGAAGTGCAAAGAGGAGATCATGGAGGAGATGAAGAAGATGGTGGCTCAGCATAAACAACTGATTTCCCAGACCAAGAAGAAGCAGTGG TGTTATAACTGCGAAGAAGAGGCGATGTACCACTGCTGCTGGAACACGTCATACTGCTCCATCAAATGCCAGCAGGAGCATTGGCACGCCGACCACAAACGCACCTGTCGCCGGAAGAGATGA